A genomic region of Zalophus californianus isolate mZalCal1 chromosome 11, mZalCal1.pri.v2, whole genome shotgun sequence contains the following coding sequences:
- the VSIG2 gene encoding V-set and immunoglobulin domain-containing protein 2: MARLPGPFLCGALLGFVCLGAPGLAVEVKVPAEPLSTPVGKTAELTCSYSTSVGDNFALEWSFVPPGKPISESHPILYFTNGHLYPTGSKAKRASLLQNPPTGGVATLKLPDVNPSDTGTYLCQVNNPPDFYTNGLGLINLTVLVPPSSPLCSKSGQTSVGGSAALKCSSSRGAPRPVYNWVHLGSFSTPSPGTMAQDEVSGQLILTNLSLTNSGTYRCVATNQMGSASCELTLSVTDPSKGRVAGALIGVLLGVLFLSVAAFCLIRFQKERRKKPKETYGGSDIREDAIAPGISEQTSVRPDSSRGLLERPPSASSVTTTKSKLPMVV; this comes from the exons ATGGCCCGGCTTCCGGGGCCCTTCCTCTGCGGGGCCCTGCTGGGCTTCGTCTGCCTGGGCG cccctgggctaGCCGTGGAGGTGAAGGTACCCGCTGAGCCCCTGAGCACCCCCGTGGGCAAGACCGCAGAGCTGACCTGCAGCTACAGCACGTCGGTGGGAGACAACTTCGCCCTGGAGTGGAGCTTTGTGCCGCCTGGGAAGCCCATCTCTGAGTCCCACCCC aTCCTGTACTTCACCAATGGCCATCTGTATCCAACTGGTTCTAAGGCAAAGAGAGCCAGCCTGCTTCAGAACCCCCCCACAGGAGGGGTGGCCACCCTGAAGCTGCCTGATGTCAACCCCTCGGACACTGGAACCTACCTCTGCCAAGTTAATAACCCGCCAGATTTCTACACCAATGGGTTGGGGCTCATCAACCTTACTGTGCTTG TGCCCCCCAGTAGTCCCTTGTGCAGTAAGAGTGGTCAGACCTCCGTGGGGGGCTCTGCTGCACTGAAGTGCAGCTCTTCCCGGGGAGCCCCCAGGCCAGTGTACAACTGGGTACACCTTGGATCTTTCTCTACACCTTCTCCTGGCACCATGGCGCAAG ATGAGGTGTCTGGCCAGCTCATTCTCACCAATCTCTCCCTGACCAATTCTGGCACCTACCGCTGTGTGGCCACCAACCAGATGGGCAGTGCGTCCTGTGAGCTGACCCTCTCTGTGACTG ACCCATCCAAAGGCCGAGTGGCTGGGGCCCTGATTGGGGTGCTCCTGGGTGTGCTGTTCCTGTCAGTTGCTGCATTCTGCCTGATAAGGttccagaaagagaggaggaagaagcccAAGGAGACATATGGGGGTAGTGACATTCG GGAGGATGCCATTGCGCCTGGGATTTCGGAGCAAACTTCTGTGAGACCTGATTCTAGCAGAGGGCTCCTGGAGAGGCCCCCCTCTGCCAGTAGTGTGACGACCACCAAGTCCAAGCTCCCTATGGTTGTCTGA
- the NRGN gene encoding neurogranin — MDCCTESACSKPDDDILDIPLDDPGANAAAAKIQASFRGHMARKKIKSGERGRKGPGHGGTGGAGGARGGAGGGPSGD; from the exons ATGGACTGCTGCACC gagAGCGCGTGCTCCAAGCCGGACGACGACATCCTAGACATCCCGCTGGACGATCCTGGCGCCAACGCAGCGGCGGCCAAAATCCAGGCGAGTTTCCGGGGCCACATGGCGCGGAAGAAGATAAAGAGTGGAGAGCGCGGCCGGAAGGGCCCGGGCCACGGGGGAACGGGCGGAGCTGGGGGCGCCCGGGGAGGCGCGGGCGGCGGCCCCAGCGGAGACTAG